GGGAGATTTTAAGACATAGAGAAGATCAAAACTAGTTTTCCAGACAGCTCTGGATAAAAGGCTTACCGTTCAAAATTTCATTTTTCTTGTGGAGAGTTTGGAAGCAAAATTTACCAGTAGATGATGTGTTATCCAAGATGGGGATATCCATTGTTTCCATCTGTGGATGTTGTTCTCATCCTCAACAAGAAACAATGAATCATCTATTTTTTACTGGAAAGTATGTACAAGATATTTGGAGGATTTTCTCATAAGTAGCTGGTGTAACTAGTCCTTTTGTTCAAATCAATCAAGTTGCAAAGAAATGGTGGGATTCATCATgttcttcaaagttaaagccaTTATACCAAGCAACTCCAGCTATCATACTTTGGCAACTTTGGAAGAGAATGAATATATCTTTACATGGTGGTGTGATGTCTAGAAATAGAGTCATAGATGTGATTAATCTTAATCCTATTCGACTGGCTAAAATAAGATATCCTTGGATGAAAAACATGCCAACATCCTAGCCTCAGCTGGTATAATACTTGGAAAGATATATGCCTCACATACAGTGTATAACAGTGCAATGGTGGAATCCTCGACAAGGGCGGTTTAAATGTAATAGTGATGGTGGTTCTAAAGGTAATCCTGGCCCTAGCTCATTAGCTTTTTGTGTGAGAAACAGTAGAGGGGAATTTATTCATACTAGTTCTAGGGGAATTGCAAATACAATATGCTTAGTTGCTAAGGCTAAGGCGATGCATGATGGCATTGCATATTGTGTACAACTTCAGCTCCTACCATTGATTTTGAAGACTGATTCACTCATTTTAATGAAGGTGGTGGATAGGGAATGGGATGTCCCATGGAGTATCAGTATGGATGTCCATAAGATCATGGAATGGAGAAAGAAAGGAGTGGTACGGATGGCCCATGTTCTTAGGGAAGGCAACCAGCTAGCAGATTTTCTATCTAACTTTATTTTTGATTTCGCAAGTATTCTTCATTTGATTCATTTGCAGAACTTCCAGCAGTAGCTAGGAGGCTTGTAAACATTGACAAGATGCATTTGCCAAGCCTGAGATTCAAGACTTTCATTGCTAGAGAACCTGATTAAGTTTACACCAACAAAACAGTATAAGCAGTCCTTAAACTGCTGCACAACTTTGACCAATTATCGGATTTAGTTGAGAGGTCATGCATCAAAATGAAATTGTTTATCAGTGATTACATCTGCTACTTTGCAAATTCTATCCAATGTGTGGTATTAACTTTATGTTCAATCTATTGGATGAATTTATAAAGTGGTAGaagtcacgacccgactaggggggccatgacgggtactcggagctgactaccgagcaccactcattatgttaatcatcatacccaacttgaacatacacaatctcgaaggcaacacatacatacatacatacatatatattatatatatatatatataagccctcacgactgcaaaaatgatatacaagaaatatacactgatgtattcatgagacaactactacccacgcatacgtatctacaagcctttGCTAGAGTAttaagacataaggacgggacaggaccccgtcgtgcccaaatatatatacacaaaataatgtatcaaaaatagcacctccggaatagtggagtgctcctgtaaatctgctgagtagctcctaggaatctgggccacctccctatctacctatgggaatgaacacagcgtccaaaaaggaaaagacgtcagtacgaataatgtactgagtatgtaaggcatatacaaTAATAACATGTCGAAGAGATAAGAGAACAgtaagtaaggaaacaacctgcaactgaatgtcacttaagacagaacaatgcatgctaacttacatcataaacaatatcataTCGGGTAtgcatatataaactgcccgaccatataggtacggtgtgatcatcattagcccacctccaggcctcccgcgtccggggtaaccatctcatgccgcccactagtggtgtctgcccatgccatctggacatggtgtatatgccgcccgccttagcggtgtctgcccggccatataggcacggtgtaatctactcatcatatactcatcataaagcatgcattataATTCAaatacaaactataactctatcggggtgacgtaaggtcgagaacccccgattccattatggagtagtcatgatcatcgtgtctcaccttgagggaactagcattataaggtgagtcaagcaacaatgaataacatcaaggaatcattagcttcatacgaatatcatatcatgagctttggaatcactagacttagactcatcatcatcattatcatattcacaacgtatctcttatctttatttcatgagaagtTCTTactaatcatagactcatagtttccggaatacaagagagtcatggaaagataaaagaagtcatgttgtaggaatcatgccttagataAGAAGGGACTAGagttacatacctttacgtctctctgACTTTGTCAATTtaacgcttccctccaatgttcacgattctacattcaagagaattcgtactaagattagatactcGGAAACATACtaaagcttaagctaaagctaatgaaaattaggcagcacttcctttgtttctataactttctccatataatataacaactcccaaacatcaataacaacattcataatatcataatcaataactttgtcaagttcgacattatccgattctcaaaattccctctcaaagtcattcataaccatagccataatataacaccacattcatcctcatataatgcttctccaatactcttaataccatttataacaatattatactcataacatgtcaagaatcatgattcatgtcaaactactattcaagaataccactattttcatatttgtaacccattttctactctCTTCCATaacccaagtctttcaaccattaatactcttaatagcatgaaatgaacataaaactcacctttgattgtgtaggaatgggttttagatggaaatgcttcacttggagaaaaccctagcttcacttccaaagaaatttctagcttccatcaaccctagttagcattcttgcatttgattctactagtttttggtgtttgatctttgatttaccttggaTTCATGtaaaagaagtgtgtggaatattctataGGTTGTGAGagaagtggaggaaatgagaaaatgagaaataagaccTGGAGTCATCTTTTTCTAAAAGATAAAAACTGCCCGCCgagagttatacggacacttatagtGTCCGTAtactattatacggtccgtataagtgaccgtataactccatcagtgatggaccttcactgtaacggttatacagaccattatacggaccgtataaatggtcgtataatccaccttttctctgaacttattctcgtcgtttcgtttgatctccaatccttatggaaccttcttagcacttttttatcacttcattaacaatctaaggagcgtcataactcttcctcaagacatcattaagtcaacattagctcggtactttgcaaaacccttccaaaacacgacttataccttacattcttcatcgaactttcttctcttgcctcaaatgtctttggaatcttaatcgttaagtaacctttcttacttgtagggacattgcATACGCCTCACCCtgtgttagtctatttactgtgcaacgacatgaaattttccgaggtgtaacagtagagGTCAAAATCTGATGAGCAACATCATAGTTAAGAAATGATCATTTGGATTAGCAAAGTAGTTTACAAATGAAGCAGTCCTGAAGATGCATAGTTTCAAGTTGGCTTCTGTTGGTATTTGATCGCATATCACTtggtgagagctttgaggtgACTTAAAGTGGAATCAAAACAAGACATGGAAATCTGTTGCAGTTGAAGGCTTTTTCAGATCAGTAGATTGTATCAACACCTTGATTAGGCACTTTAGGCCTTGTATTTTCCTGCTTCctatttttctattttatttcttttctgtACAAATTTTGATTCAATAGAATAACAACTAGAATTAAGCCAGTtgatttgattaaaaaaattattatcaTAGTAATATGGGTGTCTAAGGACTCGTATACTTACATAGATTTTGTATTTTAATAGTTTGGGATCATATGGAGGCTTTGAAGAAAGGCAAGAACGTGTGGTGATCGTTTGAGCTTCGAACTTCAAATCAGGCATGTTGAAACTATGAACCTTAACTTAAGCATCATGGTTGGTTTAAATTGGACTAATAAGAGGGAATAATAGGGTAAATTAAGAGGGTCTGGATACTtatgaggtgacgagcacttgtatcgggTACCGGTGCTATGATATGGGTATTTGCGTAATTTCAATTATATAGTCCGATCTGAATGCCATGGTTTGAGCATTAGCTGATAGCATATATTGATTTGTGTTTGCGGTGGGATATTAGATCCCTTATTTATTGCTTCTGTGCTTGTTACCTGTCTTGTTTGTGATTATATATTCTTATCACTTCCTGAAATACTCATTTTAAAGTGGATAAgagctaaagattgagtctttatttCTTATCTTGATTGCTCATTATGTTGTATTtcatattcatgcttattatagtATCTCATGTGCATTTGAGGATACTTGTGAAAGGTTCGAGGGGAAATGATTCGGATAGAGTGATGATGGTATTTTGAGCCAGATTGGCTAAATGATAGGTACTGTGAGCCTAAGGGTTGAGTATTGTGATCTGGAGCCTACGGGGCAAAGTATTATGGTTAGAATACTAAAATGGCTGAGAGCCGATATGATCTCGAAGATCTAAGAATTTCGAGCtagtatatggacctcgcgagtcccccatgggtcacgatttaTAAAATTTGAATGTGTGTGTACAGGTAGATGGAAAAGGCCTTGTATTGCATCACATTTTCAAatcattacattttattattttttctttgtttGTATGACTTATTGATTTGTAGTTTGGATTGCCTTAAATGCCCTTTTGATACTTGATGAACTTGAGGATTTAGATGCTTTATCTAGGCTTGTAACCAGAGGTTATTGTTCttaatactattattattatcattatcgtgGACTAATAGCagttaagtgtggaagtagtaatcGTAGGCCAACCCTCGTCTCCGTTTTCGTTAGGGTCGATCAATTATGCTGTTGAGTACACGTTGATTTCccatactcactctacacttgctgcacaTTTTTGTTGTGCAGAGTCTTTCCCTAGCACTAATGTGGCTTGAGGCTTCGTCGATCGTTGAGGAGCCTGTCTTGGAGGATTCGTAGTGAGCTGCTAGCTTATCAGTGGCACCggattcttctttttctttttcatttactTATTTTTGTCTCCTTGTTTTAGATAGTGTATAAATTATTATCTCAGACTTGTATCAGTTTCTCAGtggttcttgtactagtgacaccagtTTTTGGGTGGTtgtacatattccacatatttataATTATGAGACTTAGACTATGACTCTTAAAtgactttatttatttatttccacATAATATACTTGTTAAAATTAGTTTAATCGGTTGTGGATGGTTCGCCTACTTGGTGGGGGTAAGTGCCTTCACGGCTTtggaatttgggtcgtgacaaagcgCCACTTAGACGAATGCTACATAAGACTCGAAATATGCTACCATTGTGGTAAGAGGGGCCACAAGAGGACCAAGTTCCCCAAGTTAGGCCGTAAGGAGCGTCACTCGGCTCCTTATCATAAGGAAACCCGTGAATACTTTATTTGCAAAAGATTGACATCTAAAAAGGGAATGCCCCTAGTTTCATAACAGCATGGATTTAGGGTTTCAGCGGATCCTCCTCCCAGCAAATGTAGCAAAAGGCATGCAGGAATGTTGTATGAGAATGGATGTGTGTGATGAGTGTGGTTTCCTAGGCCACATGCAGAGAGATTACTCTTCGGCCAGTTATAGCAGTGCCAACAGTAGTGGTGGTGAAGTTTTGCCCACCGGACCAGCTACAACCACATCAACAGCACCCTTCCTAGCCCGTAGAACTCACGCATCAGTAAGTCGAGGCACTGGTGGCTGAGGCACAAGTAGGGGCGAAGTGTCAGGATCAAGTGAGTGTCAGATCCATTATCATGATATGGTGGGTCATTAGGATTCAGAGGTACCAACTTGTCTTAGGTATACCGAAAGTTTTTCCTTCTTGATATGTATGAGCTGGTGTGTTCCTGGATCTACTTTGTCTTATGTGGCTATCTTGTGATTGAAATTTCAGAATGGAGTAGTTTAATTTTCCCTTCAAAGATGTAGACATACTTCAGTGTGACTATGTATGTGGCTAAAGAGGGTAGTATTCGACCAGAAGATATGATTAGATGATGCTGAGTCTTTTGACGCAGTCCTAACCTGCTTAAGTGCTTTATGCAACATTAGAGGGAGGGTGTGGTGTTAGTAAGTTGTCTTAAGAGGATTATTTTGATGGGTGATAGAGAAGGTAGGTGAGAAAATAGAAAAGACTTATGGTGATAGTCTAAGAGGCAAAATCAGAAGAACAATTGGATAACGACTTATTGCTAAACTTAAGGGATCCATATgcttaaaatattatattttgaactaagggggagattgtATGATAAGGTACCAAGGTATATCATGTGTTCTATATATCGATAAGTGTCAAACAAGAAAAAATTGAAGTGATGTAACATTTCCAAATTCAAAGTAGTTCAAGTACCATGTGgtagttattgtcacgacccaactccgtgggccgcgaccagtgcccgagctgggcacctatacgtacccgataccccaaattagcatattaacagaataataatataataataatattagtggtcgctacagaatttagcagaaaagcagacttggcacacataggccgataaggccatcacagaacagaatatcccaaacatatgtacagaacccacacagatgtatccacagacctctacagaacatatcataatcataagacgggacagggccccgtcataccctgaacaaagtacatatccagatagcagtgacagactgtaccaaaagatgggctctgtagaagagagcgccctaaatagcagaaataggatcctaaacgtgtggatcagcgaacttgtcgtcagtacctgcgcggcatgaaaacgcagcccccgaagaaagggggtcagtacgaaatatgtactgaatatgtaaagcggaatcacagaagtcaaatcataatggttacagaaaatgagtacagaatccagagtgtcaaatgcatatttccaaaacagacagaatgcgtacagaaacatatgt
The nucleotide sequence above comes from Lycium barbarum isolate Lr01 chromosome 3, ASM1917538v2, whole genome shotgun sequence. Encoded proteins:
- the LOC132631067 gene encoding uncharacterized protein LOC132631067 encodes the protein MPHIQCITVQWWNPRQGRFKCNSDGGSKGNPGPSSLAFCVRNSRGEFIHTSSRGIANTICLVAKAKAMHDGIAYCVQLQLLPLILKTDSLILMKVVDREWDVPWSIKLPAVARRLVNIDKMHLPSLRFKTFIAREPD